Genomic window (Sediminispirochaeta smaragdinae DSM 11293):
TTCGTCGGCTTTTCCCGCCACATGGTTGTTGGTTAAAACGTAGTGGGTGTTTCCGTTATTTCTCACAATGACCCCGGAACCAAGCCCCTGATTGCGATACTCCCGTTCCTGAGGTTGCTGCTGCCCCTGGTTATTGTTCTGCTGGTCCGGAAAAAGGAAATCCCAAGGCCACCCTCTTGACTGCGGCACAGCCTGTTTGACAACCTCGACAACCTTTACCTCGACCACCACAGGCAGCGATTTTCGGGCCACAGCTCTGAAAGAGTTCTGCATCTCCTCCATGGACGGCGGCACCTGAATTGGATCTGCCTGCTTTTCCTGGGCATATGCTGTCTCACCGCTCGATAACCTTGTCGAACAACCGAACGTTATCATTGAAACGACAAAACCGGCGACCAACCCAACAAGCAAAAGATTAAAAACAAAGAAATTTTTTGATCTGAATAATTTTTTTCCATTCATAGTGGGTATCCCTCCTATAAATCAAGATCCTCGAATGAGGTTAAAATTTCAGAGCCCCCCTCGACAATGGCAACAGTGTGTTCCCAATGAGCAGACAAAGAGCCATCGGCGGTTTCTACTGTCCAATCGTTATCAAGGAGTACAACATCACCGGTCCCGATGTTAATCATCGGCTCAATGGCAATCACCATTCCCGGTCTTAATCTGGGATTTGGCATTCTACGAATGTAATTGGGGATCTGCGGTTCTTCATGGGGAGAGAAGCCGACACCATGCCCACAATAATCTTTTACAACGCCATATGAAAACTTTTTGGCATGATTCCAGACAGCACCGCCGACATCATTCAATCGCTTCCCATCGACAGCCTGTTCGAGTGCAAGCTCAAGACATTTTCTGGTTTCCTTAACGAGGCGTAAGGCATCGGGAGCCACCTTTCCGACAGGAACGGTTCGGGCCATGTCGCTAAAAAAACCATTAAGGTTGACCCCAAGGTCAAGGCTAACGATGTCTCCCTCTCTAATAACGCGCTTTCCCGGTATTCCGTGGATTACCTCGTTATTCACAGAGACGCAGAGAGTGGCCGGATATCCCATATAGTTTAAGAAGGCAGGAACTCCGCCATGCTTCTCAATATAGGATTGCGCAATTTTATCCAGCTCACCGGTAGTGATACCAGGCTGCACATGACGCTCAACTTCCTTATGAGCCTCCGCACAAATCCTACAAGATTCTCTAACTCTCTTTATCTCTTCAGCTGTTTTTAATTGTATCATAGAGAAAAAATACTATCATGGTGAAGAATCATCAAGTAAAGAATAAAAAGAACGAGCCGAAGCATTTTCCGGATCGATATCCAGGGCATAGCGGATATAGCGTTCGGCATTCTCGCGGTTACCACCTGTCCGTTCGATTTCCGCCATCTGCGTGTAGATAAGGGCCCTACGACGATTTTCCGATTCGGGAACAGAGCTCTCCGCCTTGCGAAACCACTGCATTGCCTCGCTCAACCTCTCGGATGCACGAGCCAGGACCCCAGCGTTGTAAGCCGCCTCCCAAAGGGTATTGTCGAGTTCCCAGCCGGTTTTGAAGGACTTTTCCGCATCCATCAATGATCCGGACAACAAGAGGCCGAGACCGATGGAAAAACGGGGCCATCCTTCCTGTGGCCAGCGTTCCGACGCATACGCCCCAAGAGAGCCGATATCACCGGCAGAGCGTAGACCATAAAAGAACCAAATTCCGTGCTTGACCCGTTGCTCTGCAACCTCTTTCGGAGAAGACTCTATTACTTGCTGTAGCGAAGCGCGATAGCGCCCCGGTTTTGCGTTTCCGGAACTTTGTTCAAGGAAAAGATCTGCTATAGCCGAATTCCCGCCTGCATCAAGATAAAGCTTAAGGTACCGCTTTGCTTCATCCATATAGGAACGGTCGAGACAGTACGCTGCAGAAGCAAGTAGATAATGTTCATTCCGGCCAAAGAGAAAAGCCCCTCTATCGAGCCAAAATACCGGTTCGTTCTGTTTCAACGTTTTTTCTTCAAGGATTTGCAGATTATAATAGGGAGTCCAGGAAGCCGAAGGAAACTGACGGACAATTGCCTTGAAGGTCTCTGCCGCCTGGATAGGATTACCGGTTTTCATGAGAATATCTGCATAAAGAAAAAGCTTCTCCTGGGCGGTAAAAGCGGAACTTGCCTCCAATATTTGTCGGGCACGATCGTATTCACCATGTTCAAAAAAAAGGAGAAACAAAAGCTCATCGTTTCGATTATAGCTATCCGAGCCGAAACCAGCCCTCAGCTCTTTACCGAGCTCCAAAGCCCCATCGAAATCATTATTACGGAGGCGGATAAGAAGCGCATCGGCCATTATTCTGCGACTATCAAGCTGCCTGGCCAACTGTTCCAGTTCATCGGCATGATAATCCGCATAGCCTGTGCCCTTCTCCTCCTGTACATGAAACAATGCCTCACTGTATACAGCATGGGTAAAATCTTCATGAAAGGGTGTGTAGCCCTTCAGCAGGAGCACGGCATCACCCCAACGATTCCGTCGAAGCAGTGTATAGGCATAAAGGGCCGCAAAATCCTCACGACCGTCGAAGAGCCGGTGTCCCTTTACGGCAGCAGCCTCCAGAAAAGAAAAATCGCCGTTGTCCCGGGCAATAGTGGAGGCTCGCTTGGAGAGCTGAAGCAACAGCGACGCAGAATCAGCATCATGAAGAAGTGTCGTCACACGTTCTCCAGCCTGCTGATAATTAGCAAGCAGTAGTAAACGGTCGATTTCCTTTAGCAAAGAAAGATTTTTTTCGAGATCGCCAGATTCTGCCTTAACCGATCGCTGTTTCAGCACATAGTAACCAAGAAACACAGTAGCCGCGGAAAGGATGAGAATCAGCAAGACCAAAGCCCGATTTCCCAACCGCGGTAATCTCACGAAGGCTCCCTCTCCTTACGAATGGAATCGAGCACACCGTTGATAAAACGATATGAGTCATCACCACCAAAATCTTTAGCAAGATCCACTGCCTCGTCTATTGCAACGCTGGCAGGAACATCCTGCTGAAAAAGAAGTTCATAGGTACTTAGGCGGAGTATTGCAAGATCCACCTTTGAAAGTCGGGAAAAATCCCAATGCTCGAGCCTGTTTTGTATGCGATGATCAATAGTATCGCAATTTTCAATCGTCCCCTGAACAAGAAGCCGTGCAAAAAGCCAGGTTTCGGTATCAAGTTTCGCCTTACGTTCTTCTTCCAACCAATCAAACTGCAAAAGTTCGGCAAGGAGAGGCTTGTGAAACTCCCAGCTATATATTGCCTGAAATGCCAGAATACGAGCTTTACGTCGTGATCCCATTGATTATCTCAGTATACAACAATTTCCGCTTCGGCTTTCAAATCTTCAACAACCGCATCAAGCGCCTTCTTAAGTACCGCCTGCTGCTTTTCCTGGAAAAGCCCCGCACGGATATATTCACGTACAGTCATTTTATTATCGGGAGCAATCTGATCGTCCAAAGAAAGTATCCGGGCCTCCCGATGTTCGGTAACCTTGAGGATGTGAAGGCCGACATTCGATTCGATGACGCCGGAATAATCTCCCGTCTGAAGAGAAAAAAGCTTCCTGAAAAAATCGGCCCCATAGGTCTTTTCCACGCGCTGATCGGCCCGCGCAATATAACCGACATCCCCGCCACGGTATTTTGAAGATTCATCTTCCGAATACTGCAAAACCAGATCATCGAATTTGGCAGAGCCGTTCCTAAGTTTCGTCCAGGCACTCTCCAAACGCTCTCTGGCGGCCTGTTTCTCCTGGTCATTCATGCTGATGGTCGGAATAAAAATCTGTTTCAGACGGACATACTCGGGGTTGGTAATGGAAGTGGCATGGGCATCGTAATGATCCTGAATTTCTTTTTCGGTAGGAGGTTGGATAGCCTCAAACATATCACGCTTTTCCGTCGCAATATAGCGCTGCTGCATGATCTGTTCCCGAATACTTCCTTTATACTGCTCCCAGCTAAATCCCGTCTGAGATCTAACCACTTCTTGATACTGCCTGTCGGTAAGAGGTCGCCCCACCTGCTGCTCGATAGAAGCCTTCTGCTTTGCAACCACCTGTTGAATTTGCTCCTGCGGGATGGAAATACCAGACCGCTCGGCAGCCTGTTTAATCAAAACCTCGGCAATCATGGCGTCGAGAACCTCTGTTCTATCCACCCCGTCGGCAGACAAACCGGCTTTTTTTCGCGCCGCAGCAACCTGAGCGATACGCTGGTCAAGCTGCACCGACGAAATGCCCTCCGTCTTCGTCAAGGTCACAGTGGCAACGGTCTGTCCAACCAGGTCCGCGGAAACAGGGAAAACCACACCGCAGAGAAAGAAGAGTACCAAAACGACACCAAGTAGGTTACCTTTCCCAGTCGCACTATTGCTCAACATGTAGTTTTGCTCCTATCCTTTCCGCCTCTTCCGTGCTTCCGATGATATTTGAGACCTTCAGATACATTCCTTCTCGTTCCATCGTCTTCATAAGCGTCTGCAGTGTTTTCAAATTTCGTAATCCCGACTTGATCGTAAATGCAAAACAACGTTTTCCAGAAACCATTCCGCCGTTCTGCAAAAAACCGGTCACATTATCCGCTATTTTTCCACCAAAGAAACCGGTAGAGGGTGCTCCAACCGCAATATAATGAAACATCGAAAGCTTTTTTTCTGTTTCGGTATCGCCGTTAATGATCTGGACGGTATGACCGCCCTGACTTTCCAAACCCTTTGCAAGACTCTTACTTATTTCCAACATCTTCGCGTGACGGGCTGCACCAAAAAAAAGAACACAAATATTCATCAATAGCTCCCAAAAAGGACAGGCCGATTCCTCAAGAAACAAGGAATCGGCCTTCTTGCTTTACTGGGCGTTGTTACTGGTTCCGGCTTGATTAGGTTCCTGCGTCTCAACCTGCTGATTCCACCACTCTTCCTGTTGAACACCAGCCTCCTGCCTGGCGGCCTTGATAACATTACCGCCTTCGGGAGTATGATTGACCCACGCCAAGCCAAAAGAACAAAGAATAAACACCGTTCCCAGAATAGAGGTGGTTTTCGTCAGCACGTTTCCGCTCCTGGAACCAAAGGCACTACTCGAGCCGCCAAAGATCCCTCCGAGCCCTTCCCCCTGATCGTCCTGAATCATGACAATCACAATAAGAAGAAGTGCGCTGATAACAAAAACGACCAGTAGAAGAATACCGATAAAACCCATTCTCATTTCTCCAAACGTATTAGCTGTCGTACTTCATGATCGGTACGAAGGTCTCTGCTTTCAGGGCCGCCCCACCGACGAGAGCCCCGTCGATGTTTTTCATGGCCATAAGCTCTTTCACATTTCCCGGCTTCACGGACCCACCGTACTGGATAACCATGGCCTCGGCAGCCTTGTCGCCATACATCTCTTTGATCACCTTCCGGATAAAAGCATGAACGGCATCTGCATCCTCTGGGGTTGCGGTCTTGCCGGTACCGATGGCCCAAACCGGTTCATAGGCAATGGTAACCTTATCGAGAAATCCCTCGGGGATTCCCTTGAGACCACCTTCGACCTGGGTGCGTACGACCTGCTCAACCTCGCCGGCTTCCCGCTGCTCCAGGGTCTCACCGACACAAAGGATGACTTCAAGATCGTTGTCGAGGGCAAGCTTGACCTTTTCGTTGATAAAAGCATCCTTCTCACCATAGATCAGACGGCGTTCGGAATGGCCCAGGATAACGACCTGAACACCGACATCCTTCAACATGTGAACGGAAACCTCCCCTGTGTGTGCTCCTGATTCCGCATTCGACATATTCTGAGCACCTAGCAGTAAAGGGGTACCCTTTACCACCTCGCCAACAGCAGAAAGAGCGGTAAAAGGAGGAGCAATCAGATAGCGGCTGTTTCCGTCTGCCGCAGGCACCAGTTCCTTAGCCAAGGCAACGGCCTCGGAGACCGTCTTATGCATTTTCCAGTTTCCCGCAATGAAAGTTTTTCGCATTATTTGCTTCCCTCCAGCGCTGCAATACCGGGAAGCACCTTTCCCTCGAGGAATTCAAGGCTTGCGCCTCCTCCGGTGGAAACGTGATCAATTCTGTCCGCAAAACCGAATTTATTAACGGCCGCAACGGAATCGCCGCCGCCTACCACGGTAGTACCTTTACAGGAGGCAACCATTTCGGCAACCTCAACGGTTCCCTTAGCATACGCTTCGAATTCGAATACGCCCATGGGGCCGTTCCATACAATGGACCGTGCACCTGCAAGAGCGTTCTTTATTTCAGCAAGGGTCTGAACCCCAATATCCATGCCGATGAGATCTTCGGGGATATTCGCCCCGTCGACGGCAATCGGTGTTTCCTTCTCAGAAAAAGCCTTTGCACATACATGATCTAGGGGAAGAATAACCTTTGTCCCTTTCTGCTCCGCTTTTTTCAGAAGGTCTGTGGCGGTCTTAAGAAATTCCTCTTCGAAAAGCGACTTTCCTATGCTCTTACCGGTGGCCTTGAGAAAGGTATAGCACATTCCGCCCCCGATAACGAGGGTGTCACATTTATCGATGAGATTTTCCAAAACACCAATCTTTGTCGAAACCTTTGCACCACCGATAATCGCTACAAACGGATGTTCGGGATTCTTAAGCAGGGGTTCGAAAAAAGCGACCTCTTTTTCGATCAGAAAGCCGGCAGCGGAAGGTAGAAACTTCGTAACCCCTTCCGTACTGGCATGGGCCCTGTGCGCTGTTCCAAAAGCGTCGTTGACATATACATCGCCCAAGGAAGCAAGCTTTTTCGCAAAATCGGGATCATTCTTTGTCTCTCCCGCATAGTAGCGAACATTTTCCAAAAGTAGTATCTCACCAGCCTTAAGCGAAGCGGCCCGGGAGGTCACAGCATCCCCAATACAATCTGCTGCCATTTCAACAGGCCTTCCGAGAAGCTCCGACAAACGCTTTGCCACCGGGGCAAGGGAAAATTCAGGTTTTTTCTCGCCTTTTGGCCTTCCCAGGTGACTCATGATGACCAAAGAACTGCCTTCCTGCTCCAGAATATATTTCAAGGTAGGAAGAGCAGCTTTTATACGTGTATCATCGGTAATAACGCCCTCTTTCAGGGGGACATTGAAGTCCACCCTGATGAGAACGCGTTTACCGCGAAGATCAAGATCTTTTACGGTACGTATCGACATAGTAGTTAAACCCTACACCAGTTTCGTCGCCAGATCAACAACTCTGTTACTGTAACCCCATTCATTATCGTACCAAGAAAGAATCTTATAGAAACCCTTTCCGATTTTCATGGTGCTGGTGGCATCAAAAATCGAAGAATGGGCATTGCCAACGATATCCATAGAGACAATGGGGTCTTCGGTATACTCAAGGACACCCTTCATAGGACCTTCGGCAGCCTTCTTCATGGCAGCGTTGAGCTCTTCGACCGAGGGATCTTTTTCAAGGCGAACGGTAAGGTCGACAATGGAACCGGTGGGGGTGGGAACCCTCATGGCGATACCATTGAGCTTTCCATTCAACTCAGGAATAACGATCCCGACAGCCTTTGCCGCACCGGTGGAAGTGGGAATGATGGAAAGAGCCGCAGCACGGGCCCGGCGGAGGTCACTGTGGGGAGCATCATGCAAACGCTGATCCGAGGTGTAGGAGTGAACGGTGGTCATCAATCCTTCGACGATGCCGAAGCTATCATTCAAGACCTTGGCAACAGGGGCAAGACAGTTGGTGGTACAAGACGCGTTGGAAACGGCAAGATCCTTGTCCGTAAGCTTGTCTTCATTGACACCGAGAACGATAGTCTTATCAACCTCATCCTTTGCGGGAACGGTGAGAATCACCCGCTTTGCTCCGGCAGTGATATGATCTTTGTACCCACCCTTCGGGCCGCTTGCAGTCCGAAAAATACCGGTGGACTCGATGGCAACATCCACACCAAGTTCTTTCCAGGGGAGATTCTTGGGTTCACGCTCGGCAAGAACCTTGATGGCTCTGCCACCAACGGTAATGGTATTGTCGCTTGCGGAAATTTCATACTTGGAAACACCGTAGATAGAATCGTACTTGAGCAAGTGTGCCAAGGTCTTCGCATTTGTAATGTCGTTAATTGCTACGATTTCAATCTCGCTTCTCTCGAAGGCGGCACGAAAAACGCTCCGACCGATCCTTCCAAATCCATTAATCGCTATTTTCATTTTATCCTCCTGAATTGGAATAAACGCAATTGTGTTTAAACTATACGGAAAAGGATTTTACGTGTCAATCAATCACCGTATCCCAGACACCGATTTATACACATCGGTATGGGACAACGGCTGTGAAGAAGACTGAACACTATCTTTTGGGGGCGGAGAAGAGTCGGCATCGGGCTTTTTGACCACCCAATCACCAGGATTAATAAGGTCATAGAACCGATTCGAGGCCACGTCCCCTTCAGAAACCATCTCATCCCTTGACGTAACGGTGAAGGTTCCCACCGCATCTGAGGCTTCGAAACGAAGGCCGAGCCCCTCTTTCCGCACAGCAAGTTTATCCTTCGGCAAGATCATGAAGGCCTCATCATTCTCCACCCCATCAATGGTTCCCAGATCCATAAGGCCCGACGCGAAGGAATAGCGCAGCATTTTACCAAGAGCAGGCAAGTCGGTATCGAGGCGGTCGACCCAAATGCCGATAGCATCGGTCACCCGTTCATTCCCTGTGCGGTAGATCCTCTGACGCTCTATTAGAGCCCCGGTGGAGCCACCGTACAATTCGGAATCAAGGGTAAAACTTCTTTCGTCCTCAGAAAGAACGATGAGCGCAAAATAATGAGCGGAAAGAGCCCGAGCTCGGCCATAGGCTTCTGCAAAAGAACCTACTTCAGCCGCCTCGGGAACCGAAAGCTTTTCATACCCGTTCATCACATGGGCGACATAAGAAGCCAATTCATTCTTACTCAGCGAGTGGAGCATTGAGCCTCTCTCACCGCTAATATATACCGGAATTTGATAACGGAACCTATCAAGTGAAAACTGATCAATATTCCAGCGCTCGGAAACAGATTGGTTAAGCTCATGGCGATAGACCTCAAGGGTATCGCTAGTTGAAGTATCGAGCTTTCCCTGGCGTTCAAGCACTTCAAGAATTGAGAGCTGCTTTGCCGGAAAACCTTTTAGCAACCATAGATCCGCATACATCCGGCGAGCGGAGAAAGAGTCGGGATCAAGTTTGAGAGCCCTGCGGACCTCCCGCATCGCGCTATCTGTGCGATTTCGACCTCGATACCGATCGGCAAGGGTAAGATGATACAAGACAGCCTCATCGATTCTTTTTGTATTCTCATCAAGACTTCGGTCGACTTCGGATGAAAGAATCTGCTCATAGACGATCCGGCTTATCTGATCCTCCGGACGAAGGCGGAGGACGGCGGAAAAGGAGTCAAGGGCTTCCGGGTAACGGCCAAGGGCCTTCTGTGCCGATCCTTTCAGGTAATAACCAAGATAATCATCAAGAAGAGATGCGGACGATCCCTTTGAATCGCCCGAGTTGAGTCGATTGAGAAGATCCTCATAGCGTCCCTGTCTGGAAAGAACAAGGGCATAGAAGAGAAGGGCATCGCGATTTTCCGGTTCTATACGAAGGGCCACATCACAATGATATTCGGCACGGGAAAGATCGTTTATCTCAAGATAGTGTCGTGCGGCAGTCAGATGCACGAAAAACGATTCGGGATAGAGTTCCACAGCCCGCAAAAGAACCTGTTCCGAATCGTTCCACTGTTCGAGAGCATCCGTCACCGGCACCGATGAAAGCAGAGCAATTCGATTGACAGGATCGATGTTCAGCGCCCTATCATACCATACCAATGCGCGACGCAGGCTTCCCCTGGCAATCTCCAGCTCCCCCATTGCACGGTAGGCGGAAACAAGGTTCGGCTGTTTTGAAAGCACAGTCGAAAGAAGCTCCTGGGCTTCAGTAAACCTTCCCAGATCCGTCAGTATTCGCCCGCGCAAAACATCCACATCACATGCTTCTTTGCCAAGCTTTGCAGCAGTATCGGCGTAGGCAAGGGCCTCCTCCGAGGAGCCCTCGTAAAAGGCGATCTCCGCCAAACGCAG
Coding sequences:
- the map gene encoding type I methionyl aminopeptidase — its product is MIQLKTAEEIKRVRESCRICAEAHKEVERHVQPGITTGELDKIAQSYIEKHGGVPAFLNYMGYPATLCVSVNNEVIHGIPGKRVIREGDIVSLDLGVNLNGFFSDMARTVPVGKVAPDALRLVKETRKCLELALEQAVDGKRLNDVGGAVWNHAKKFSYGVVKDYCGHGVGFSPHEEPQIPNYIRRMPNPRLRPGMVIAIEPMINIGTGDVVLLDNDWTVETADGSLSAHWEHTVAIVEGGSEILTSFEDLDL
- a CDS encoding tetratricopeptide repeat protein; translation: MRLPRLGNRALVLLILILSAATVFLGYYVLKQRSVKAESGDLEKNLSLLKEIDRLLLLANYQQAGERVTTLLHDADSASLLLQLSKRASTIARDNGDFSFLEAAAVKGHRLFDGREDFAALYAYTLLRRNRWGDAVLLLKGYTPFHEDFTHAVYSEALFHVQEEKGTGYADYHADELEQLARQLDSRRIMADALLIRLRNNDFDGALELGKELRAGFGSDSYNRNDELLFLLFFEHGEYDRARQILEASSAFTAQEKLFLYADILMKTGNPIQAAETFKAIVRQFPSASWTPYYNLQILEEKTLKQNEPVFWLDRGAFLFGRNEHYLLASAAYCLDRSYMDEAKRYLKLYLDAGGNSAIADLFLEQSSGNAKPGRYRASLQQVIESSPKEVAEQRVKHGIWFFYGLRSAGDIGSLGAYASERWPQEGWPRFSIGLGLLLSGSLMDAEKSFKTGWELDNTLWEAAYNAGVLARASERLSEAMQWFRKAESSVPESENRRRALIYTQMAEIERTGGNRENAERYIRYALDIDPENASARSFYSLLDDSSP
- the nusB gene encoding transcription antitermination factor NusB, translated to MGSRRKARILAFQAIYSWEFHKPLLAELLQFDWLEEERKAKLDTETWLFARLLVQGTIENCDTIDHRIQNRLEHWDFSRLSKVDLAILRLSTYELLFQQDVPASVAIDEAVDLAKDFGGDDSYRFINGVLDSIRKEREPS
- a CDS encoding peptidylprolyl isomerase, with amino-acid sequence MLSNSATGKGNLLGVVLVLFFLCGVVFPVSADLVGQTVATVTLTKTEGISSVQLDQRIAQVAAARKKAGLSADGVDRTEVLDAMIAEVLIKQAAERSGISIPQEQIQQVVAKQKASIEQQVGRPLTDRQYQEVVRSQTGFSWEQYKGSIREQIMQQRYIATEKRDMFEAIQPPTEKEIQDHYDAHATSITNPEYVRLKQIFIPTISMNDQEKQAARERLESAWTKLRNGSAKFDDLVLQYSEDESSKYRGGDVGYIARADQRVEKTYGADFFRKLFSLQTGDYSGVIESNVGLHILKVTEHREARILSLDDQIAPDNKMTVREYIRAGLFQEKQQAVLKKALDAVVEDLKAEAEIVVY
- the secG gene encoding preprotein translocase subunit SecG, with product MGFIGILLLVVFVISALLLIVIVMIQDDQGEGLGGIFGGSSSAFGSRSGNVLTKTTSILGTVFILCSFGLAWVNHTPEGGNVIKAARQEAGVQQEEWWNQQVETQEPNQAGTSNNAQ
- the tpiA gene encoding triose-phosphate isomerase; translated protein: MRKTFIAGNWKMHKTVSEAVALAKELVPAADGNSRYLIAPPFTALSAVGEVVKGTPLLLGAQNMSNAESGAHTGEVSVHMLKDVGVQVVILGHSERRLIYGEKDAFINEKVKLALDNDLEVILCVGETLEQREAGEVEQVVRTQVEGGLKGIPEGFLDKVTIAYEPVWAIGTGKTATPEDADAVHAFIRKVIKEMYGDKAAEAMVIQYGGSVKPGNVKELMAMKNIDGALVGGAALKAETFVPIMKYDS
- a CDS encoding phosphoglycerate kinase, encoding MSIRTVKDLDLRGKRVLIRVDFNVPLKEGVITDDTRIKAALPTLKYILEQEGSSLVIMSHLGRPKGEKKPEFSLAPVAKRLSELLGRPVEMAADCIGDAVTSRAASLKAGEILLLENVRYYAGETKNDPDFAKKLASLGDVYVNDAFGTAHRAHASTEGVTKFLPSAAGFLIEKEVAFFEPLLKNPEHPFVAIIGGAKVSTKIGVLENLIDKCDTLVIGGGMCYTFLKATGKSIGKSLFEEEFLKTATDLLKKAEQKGTKVILPLDHVCAKAFSEKETPIAVDGANIPEDLIGMDIGVQTLAEIKNALAGARSIVWNGPMGVFEFEAYAKGTVEVAEMVASCKGTTVVGGGDSVAAVNKFGFADRIDHVSTGGGASLEFLEGKVLPGIAALEGSK
- the gap gene encoding type I glyceraldehyde-3-phosphate dehydrogenase, whose amino-acid sequence is MKIAINGFGRIGRSVFRAAFERSEIEIVAINDITNAKTLAHLLKYDSIYGVSKYEISASDNTITVGGRAIKVLAEREPKNLPWKELGVDVAIESTGIFRTASGPKGGYKDHITAGAKRVILTVPAKDEVDKTIVLGVNEDKLTDKDLAVSNASCTTNCLAPVAKVLNDSFGIVEGLMTTVHSYTSDQRLHDAPHSDLRRARAAALSIIPTSTGAAKAVGIVIPELNGKLNGIAMRVPTPTGSIVDLTVRLEKDPSVEELNAAMKKAAEGPMKGVLEYTEDPIVSMDIVGNAHSSIFDATSTMKIGKGFYKILSWYDNEWGYSNRVVDLATKLV
- a CDS encoding tetratricopeptide repeat protein, producing the protein MPLLRPNVCRFVPALLFFLICINVLWGQSKAVELYTQGEAARNSGKSELAMELYKASLQENPNYREPYLRLAEIAFYEGSSEEALAYADTAAKLGKEACDVDVLRGRILTDLGRFTEAQELLSTVLSKQPNLVSAYRAMGELEIARGSLRRALVWYDRALNIDPVNRIALLSSVPVTDALEQWNDSEQVLLRAVELYPESFFVHLTAARHYLEINDLSRAEYHCDVALRIEPENRDALLFYALVLSRQGRYEDLLNRLNSGDSKGSSASLLDDYLGYYLKGSAQKALGRYPEALDSFSAVLRLRPEDQISRIVYEQILSSEVDRSLDENTKRIDEAVLYHLTLADRYRGRNRTDSAMREVRRALKLDPDSFSARRMYADLWLLKGFPAKQLSILEVLERQGKLDTSTSDTLEVYRHELNQSVSERWNIDQFSLDRFRYQIPVYISGERGSMLHSLSKNELASYVAHVMNGYEKLSVPEAAEVGSFAEAYGRARALSAHYFALIVLSEDERSFTLDSELYGGSTGALIERQRIYRTGNERVTDAIGIWVDRLDTDLPALGKMLRYSFASGLMDLGTIDGVENDEAFMILPKDKLAVRKEGLGLRFEASDAVGTFTVTSRDEMVSEGDVASNRFYDLINPGDWVVKKPDADSSPPPKDSVQSSSQPLSHTDVYKSVSGIR